The sequence TAGCGGTAAGGCGCCTGATGACGGCCTTCTTCGCCGTATGCTCGGCCTTATACGTCACCGCGGGCCCGATGCTTTCGGCATCTACATGGATGACACCGCCGCGCTCGCCTCGACGCGTCTCAGCATCATCGACTTGCCCGGGGGCGATCAACCGATCCATAATGAGGATCAAACGCTTTGGATCGTTTACAACGGGGAAGTCTTTAACTACGTAGAGCTGAGGCCTGACCTGGAGGCCCGCGGCCACCGATTTTATACCAATACCGACACTGAAGTCCTCGTGCATCTTTACGAAGAAGAGGGTCCCGACATGCTCAGGCTTTTGAACGGTCAGTTCGGCCTTGCCCTGTGGGATGCGAAGAAGAGAGAGTTGTTTCTGGCCCGGGATCGCATGGGTATCAGGCCACTCTTCTATAAACGGGACGGAAGCCGCATTCTCTTTGCCTCCGAGATCAAAGCAATCTTTGCCGACCCTAAGATCGAGAAAAGCCTTGACCTTCAAACGCTTTCCGACATCTTTACCTGCTGGAGCCCGTTAAATGGTCAAACTGCGTTCCAAGGGGTCCATCAGCTCATGCCCGCCCATTATGCCGTCATCAACAGCACGGGGACAAAGATTCATCGCTACTGGCAGATCCCCTACGGACAAGAGTACGATCGGGGCCGCAGCTTGAGCGAGTGGAGGGACGAACTCAACGATCTTGTTCGGGACGCCTGTCGTATCAGGCTCAGGGCCGACGTGCCTGTCGGGGCCTATCTGAGCGGAGGTCTTGATAGCACTTACACTACCTCGATCGTAAAGCGGTTCTTCAATAATCAGCTCTGTACCTTCTCGGTCAGCTTCACGGATAATCGTTTCGACGAAGCCGCTTTCCAGATGAGGGCTGTTGAGTCCCTTGGCACCGATCATCGAATGATCCGGTTGAGCGATAGAGATATCGGCGATGTTTTTCCCGACGTGATCTGGCACGCCGAGACTCCCTTGCTACGGACCGCGCCCGCGCCTCTGTTCCAGCTCTCCAAGCTTGTTCGTGAAAACAACTTTAAGGTGGTCTTGACCGGTGAAGGGTCAGACGAGATCTTTGCAGGCTACGACATCTTCAAAGAGGACAGGATAAGACGCTTTTGGGCCGAGGAGCCGGAATCGAAACTACGTCCCAAGCTCTTGAGAAAATTATATCCTGACATCTTTTCGCATGCCGATTCGCGGGCAACAATCTTTCTGGAGAACTTCTTCAAAAAAGGGCTGTCCCGGGTGGAATTACCGTTCTATTCGCATATGATCAGATGGGAAAATACGGCGCTTATCAAGGGCTTCTTTTCAGACGAACTCAAAGCCAACACGGGAGAGGCGGACGGTTTCACGGGCCGATTCGCATCGCAGCTTCC is a genomic window of Syntrophorhabdaceae bacterium containing:
- the asnB gene encoding asparagine synthase (glutamine-hydrolyzing); its protein translation is MCGIAGTIDFSGKAPDDGLLRRMLGLIRHRGPDAFGIYMDDTAALASTRLSIIDLPGGDQPIHNEDQTLWIVYNGEVFNYVELRPDLEARGHRFYTNTDTEVLVHLYEEEGPDMLRLLNGQFGLALWDAKKRELFLARDRMGIRPLFYKRDGSRILFASEIKAIFADPKIEKSLDLQTLSDIFTCWSPLNGQTAFQGVHQLMPAHYAVINSTGTKIHRYWQIPYGQEYDRGRSLSEWRDELNDLVRDACRIRLRADVPVGAYLSGGLDSTYTTSIVKRFFNNQLCTFSVSFTDNRFDEAAFQMRAVESLGTDHRMIRLSDRDIGDVFPDVIWHAETPLLRTAPAPLFQLSKLVRENNFKVVLTGEGSDEIFAGYDIFKEDRIRRFWAEEPESKLRPKLLRKLYPDIFSHADSRATIFLENFFKKGLSRVELPFYSHMIRWENTALIKGFFSDELKANTGEADGFTGRFASQLPADYYNWDPLSRAQYTESVIFLSNYLLSSQGDRMAMAHAVEGRFPFLDYRVVEFASRVPPTLRLRGLRDKFILRDAATDLIPKELAYRQKQPYRAPISRCFFGGTPPEYVSELLSVESLRRKGYFHPGKVTKLVEKITRQEGQLLSERENMALIGVLSTQLADEAFISNFPYHAIVEPENVKIYDFRRK